One window of Cupriavidus oxalaticus genomic DNA carries:
- a CDS encoding cytochrome c biogenesis CcdA family protein, with product MIDALLAFLAGVLTIASPCVLPVLPMLLGASLGQSDRLRPLAIALGFVTAFSAFGIAFGALSSAFADAHGVVRNAAILFLLATGLARLWPAGFARLTGPFGGIAERLADRLGSVGGSGMAGGFVLGMSLGVVWTPCAGPVLASILALVAKAQDLQRAAALLGMYAAGAAIPMLLIAYGGQFATTHVRRLARHTQRLQQGFGALVVATAVAMYFQYDTLAVAWLTSLAPLT from the coding sequence ATGATCGACGCACTGCTTGCCTTCCTCGCCGGCGTGCTGACGATCGCCTCGCCGTGCGTGCTGCCGGTGCTGCCGATGCTGCTCGGCGCTTCCCTGGGCCAGTCGGACCGCCTGCGCCCGCTGGCCATCGCGCTGGGCTTCGTCACGGCGTTCTCGGCCTTCGGCATTGCCTTCGGCGCGCTGTCCAGCGCCTTTGCCGACGCCCACGGGGTGGTGCGCAACGCCGCCATCCTGTTCCTGCTGGCGACCGGACTGGCGCGGCTGTGGCCGGCCGGCTTCGCGCGGCTGACGGGGCCGTTCGGCGGTATCGCCGAGCGCCTGGCGGACCGGCTCGGCAGCGTGGGCGGCAGCGGCATGGCCGGCGGCTTTGTGCTGGGCATGTCGCTGGGCGTGGTCTGGACCCCGTGCGCGGGGCCGGTGCTGGCGTCGATCCTGGCGCTGGTGGCCAAGGCCCAGGACCTGCAACGCGCCGCCGCGCTGCTGGGGATGTATGCCGCCGGCGCGGCTATTCCGATGCTGTTGATCGCCTATGGCGGCCAGTTCGCCACCACCCATGTGCGCCGGCTGGCGCGCCATACCCAGCGGCTGCAGCAAGGCTTCGGCGCGCTGGTGGTGGCCACGGCCGTCGCCATGTACTTCCAGTACGACACCCTCGCCGTCGCTTGGCTGACGTCGCTGGCCCCGCTGACCTGA
- a CDS encoding thioredoxin family protein, with protein MHRILRTLLAATTIFAATHGAPAAAAPADFGKAPEFTGIEKWLNSEPLTLAGLRGKVVLVDFWTYDCINCIRTLPHVRQWYDKYRDKGLVVVGVHTPEFGYEKSTANVQAAIKRFDIRYPVAQDNKYATWNAWHNQYWPALYLVDASGNVVYKHFGEGNYAQTDAAIQKALADARP; from the coding sequence ATGCACCGCATCCTGCGTACCCTGCTTGCCGCCACCACCATCTTCGCCGCCACCCACGGCGCTCCCGCTGCCGCCGCGCCGGCGGATTTCGGCAAGGCGCCGGAATTCACCGGCATCGAGAAATGGCTCAACTCCGAACCGCTGACCCTTGCCGGACTGCGCGGCAAGGTCGTGCTGGTAGATTTCTGGACCTACGACTGCATCAACTGCATCCGCACCCTGCCCCATGTGCGCCAGTGGTACGACAAATACCGCGACAAGGGGCTGGTGGTGGTCGGCGTGCATACGCCCGAGTTCGGCTACGAAAAGTCCACCGCCAATGTCCAGGCGGCGATCAAGCGCTTCGACATCCGCTACCCGGTGGCGCAGGACAACAAGTACGCCACCTGGAACGCCTGGCACAACCAGTACTGGCCGGCGCTGTATCTTGTCGACGCCAGCGGCAACGTCGTCTACAAGCACTTCGGCGAAGGCAACTACGCCCAGACCGACGCTGCCATCCAGAAGGCCCTGGCCGACGCCAGGCCCTGA
- a CDS encoding M23 family metallopeptidase, producing the protein MVAAILWAAWPWLQPQLERAIYAVRLAARPAPSALPVPVQGVAPRALRDTWHGARSGGRKHEGIDIFAPRGRPVQSATEGIVSRVGTNSLGGKVVWVMGPGRQMHYYAHLDDYAAIRAGDIVAPGTVLGYVGTTGNARGTPPHLHYGIYAAGGAINPYPLLKRPPTAGAPRR; encoded by the coding sequence ATGGTGGCGGCGATCTTGTGGGCCGCCTGGCCATGGCTGCAGCCCCAGCTCGAACGCGCCATCTACGCGGTGCGGCTGGCGGCCCGCCCGGCGCCGAGCGCGCTGCCGGTTCCGGTGCAAGGCGTCGCCCCGCGCGCGCTGCGCGACACGTGGCATGGCGCGCGCTCCGGCGGGCGCAAGCATGAAGGCATCGACATCTTCGCGCCGCGCGGCCGGCCGGTGCAGTCGGCCACGGAAGGCATCGTCTCGCGCGTCGGCACCAATTCGCTCGGCGGCAAGGTGGTCTGGGTGATGGGACCGGGCCGGCAGATGCATTACTACGCGCACCTCGACGACTACGCGGCAATACGCGCCGGCGATATCGTTGCACCGGGCACGGTGCTCGGCTATGTCGGCACCACCGGCAACGCCCGCGGCACGCCGCCGCACCTGCACTACGGCATCTATGCCGCCGGGGGTGCGATCAACCCGTATCCGCTGCTGAAGCGGCCCCCGACAGCCGGCGCGCCGCGGCGCTAG
- a CDS encoding zf-TFIIB domain-containing protein, with product MDCPVCPQTQLVMSERQGIEIDYCPKCRGVWLDRGELDKILERSVAAVPATQAVAPAAPPQQSYGDRDRGHEWGRARHHDGDRYYDERHQKQYRKKSIWHELFD from the coding sequence ATGGATTGTCCGGTGTGCCCGCAAACGCAACTGGTGATGTCCGAAAGGCAGGGCATCGAAATCGACTATTGCCCGAAATGCCGCGGCGTATGGCTGGACCGCGGCGAACTCGACAAGATCCTGGAACGTTCCGTCGCCGCGGTGCCAGCGACGCAGGCCGTGGCGCCCGCTGCGCCGCCCCAGCAAAGCTACGGCGACCGGGACCGCGGCCATGAGTGGGGCCGCGCTCGTCATCATGACGGGGACCGCTATTACGACGAACGCCACCAGAAGCAATATCGGAAGAAGAGCATCTGGCACGAGCTGTTCGACTGA